The following coding sequences lie in one Klebsiella huaxiensis genomic window:
- a CDS encoding CDP-alcohol phosphatidyltransferase family protein, with amino-acid sequence MTLYCVKPAFQALLRPLMFCLAKKQITANQVTLAAMVLSFLTGGLLLLFPNPELFWLLPVVLFIRMALNALDGMLARECHQKTRLGALLNEFGDVLSDIALYLPFILLPGSCPLLVLSMLFFTVFSEFAGVLAQAINGVRSYAGPMGKSDRALVFGALGLALSGWPELIAWSNVAWGIVTLLLIWTIINRCRSVLPGNHP; translated from the coding sequence ATGACCCTCTACTGCGTGAAACCGGCATTTCAGGCGCTGTTGCGTCCGCTAATGTTCTGCCTGGCGAAGAAACAGATCACCGCTAATCAGGTTACCCTGGCCGCGATGGTTCTATCATTTCTCACCGGCGGCCTGTTGCTGCTGTTCCCCAATCCCGAACTGTTCTGGCTCCTGCCGGTCGTGCTGTTTATCCGTATGGCGCTAAATGCGCTGGACGGCATGCTGGCCCGGGAATGTCATCAGAAGACCCGGCTCGGCGCGCTGTTGAATGAGTTCGGCGATGTCTTATCTGATATCGCGCTCTATCTTCCCTTTATATTATTGCCTGGCAGCTGCCCGCTGCTGGTGCTGTCGATGTTATTTTTCACCGTTTTCAGCGAATTCGCCGGGGTTCTGGCACAGGCGATTAACGGCGTGCGCAGCTATGCGGGCCCCATGGGTAAGAGCGATCGCGCGTTGGTGTTCGGAGCCTTGGGACTGGCGCTGAGCGGCTGGCCGGAGTTGATCGCGTGGAGCAATGTCGCGTGGGGGATTGTCACGCTGCTATTGATCTGGACCATCATCAACCGCTGTCGTAGCGTGCTACCGGGGAATCACCCATGA
- the paaK gene encoding phenylacetate--CoA ligase PaaK, translating into MITTTKLDPIETASRDELQALQTQRLKWTLKHAYDNVPMYRRKFDAAGVHPDDFHELSDLSKFPCTTKQDLRDNYPFDTFAVPMEQVVRIHASSGTTGKPTVVGYTQNDIDTWANIVARSLRAAGGTAKDKIHVAYGYGLFTGGLGAHYGAERLGATVIPMSGGQTEKQAQLIRDFKPDMIMVTPSYCLNLIEELERQMGGDARGCSLRTGVFGAEPWTAGMRAEIERRLGITALDIYGLSEVMGPGVAMECIETGDGPTIWEDHFFPEVVNPDDGTPLADGEHGELLFTTLTKEALPVIRYRTRDLTRLLPGTARTMRRMDRISGRSDDMLIIRGVNVFPSQLEEEILKIEHLAPHYQLEVDRRGHLDSLSVRVELKESGLALDHEQRCQICHHLRHRIKSMVGISTDVSIVNCGSIPRSEGKACRVFDLRKAAANG; encoded by the coding sequence ATGATAACTACTACAAAATTAGACCCGATTGAAACCGCATCGCGTGACGAATTACAGGCCCTGCAAACCCAGCGTCTGAAGTGGACCCTCAAGCATGCGTACGACAATGTGCCGATGTATCGCCGCAAATTCGACGCGGCGGGCGTTCATCCGGATGATTTTCATGAACTGAGCGATCTGAGCAAGTTCCCCTGCACCACCAAGCAGGACCTGCGTGACAACTATCCGTTCGACACCTTCGCGGTGCCGATGGAGCAGGTGGTGCGTATTCATGCGTCGTCCGGTACTACCGGCAAACCGACCGTCGTCGGCTATACGCAAAACGATATCGACACTTGGGCCAATATCGTCGCGCGCTCCCTGCGTGCCGCTGGCGGCACGGCGAAAGATAAAATCCACGTCGCCTACGGCTACGGCCTGTTTACCGGCGGCCTGGGCGCGCATTATGGCGCGGAGCGTTTAGGGGCGACGGTCATTCCGATGTCCGGCGGGCAAACGGAAAAGCAGGCTCAGCTTATCCGTGATTTTAAACCGGATATGATCATGGTGACGCCGTCCTATTGTCTGAACCTGATTGAAGAGCTGGAGCGCCAGATGGGTGGCGACGCCCGCGGCTGCTCGCTGCGTACCGGCGTCTTTGGCGCGGAACCGTGGACGGCGGGAATGCGCGCCGAAATCGAGCGTCGTCTGGGGATTACCGCGCTGGATATTTACGGCCTGTCCGAAGTGATGGGGCCGGGCGTGGCGATGGAATGTATTGAAACTGGAGATGGGCCGACTATCTGGGAAGACCATTTCTTCCCGGAAGTGGTCAACCCGGATGACGGCACGCCGCTGGCCGACGGCGAGCATGGCGAATTGCTGTTCACCACCCTGACCAAAGAAGCGCTGCCGGTGATCCGCTACCGCACCCGCGACCTGACGCGCCTGCTGCCAGGCACCGCCCGCACCATGCGCCGGATGGATCGCATCAGCGGGCGCAGCGATGACATGCTGATTATTCGCGGCGTCAATGTCTTCCCGTCGCAACTGGAAGAAGAGATCCTTAAGATTGAACATCTGGCGCCGCATTACCAGTTGGAAGTGGATCGTCGTGGGCATCTTGATTCACTTTCCGTGCGCGTGGAGCTAAAAGAGAGCGGTCTGGCGCTGGACCATGAGCAGCGCTGTCAGATTTGCCACCATCTGCGCCATCGCATTAAGTCGATGGTGGGGATTTCCACCGATGTTAGCATCGTGAACTGTGGCAGTATTCCGCGCTCCGAAGGCAAGGCGTGCCGGGTGTTTGATCTGCGTAAAGCTGCCGCTAACGGTTGA
- a CDS encoding phosphatidate cytidylyltransferase, protein MMLLEKSLVAVFAVLLLATLINGLLVWCKPNKDWRELTLRIRTWWVIVVLFSLALISPRWLALTFFALVSALALKEFLTLVPARDADRMPVLWMFIAIPINYGLIGIDWYGLFIIFIPVYAFLFLPARMVLVGETQGFLHSAAQLHWGLMTTVFAVSHVAFLLILPADGLQTGALLVLFLVGLTEFNDVAQYLWGKSLGRIKVTPTVSPNKTLAGLLGGVGYTMLAALLLGPLMTPLGWGMSLLAGVIIGVTGFCGDVVMSAVKRDIGVKDSGTLLPGHGGILDRLDSLIFTAPVFFHFIRYFCY, encoded by the coding sequence ATGATGCTGCTGGAAAAATCGCTGGTCGCGGTCTTCGCCGTGCTGCTGCTGGCGACGCTGATTAACGGCCTGCTGGTCTGGTGCAAACCAAATAAAGACTGGCGCGAGCTAACGTTACGCATCCGCACCTGGTGGGTGATTGTCGTTCTCTTCTCTCTGGCGCTCATCAGCCCGCGCTGGCTGGCGTTAACTTTCTTTGCGCTGGTAAGCGCGCTGGCGTTAAAGGAGTTTCTGACGCTGGTGCCTGCGCGCGATGCCGACCGGATGCCCGTACTGTGGATGTTTATCGCTATCCCCATTAACTACGGGCTAATCGGCATCGACTGGTATGGGCTGTTCATTATTTTTATTCCGGTTTATGCCTTTCTCTTTTTGCCTGCCCGGATGGTGCTGGTGGGCGAGACTCAGGGCTTCTTACACAGTGCGGCTCAGCTGCACTGGGGATTGATGACCACCGTTTTTGCCGTGAGCCATGTTGCTTTTTTGCTAATACTTCCCGCCGACGGCCTACAAACAGGCGCGCTGCTAGTGCTGTTCCTTGTTGGGCTCACCGAATTTAACGATGTCGCGCAGTATCTGTGGGGCAAATCCCTGGGGCGCATCAAGGTGACGCCAACAGTGAGCCCGAATAAGACGCTGGCTGGGTTGTTGGGCGGGGTCGGCTACACGATGCTGGCCGCGCTGCTGTTGGGGCCGCTAATGACGCCGCTCGGCTGGGGGATGTCGCTGTTGGCGGGGGTAATTATAGGTGTCACCGGTTTTTGTGGTGATGTGGTGATGTCGGCCGTGAAGCGCGATATCGGGGTGAAAGATAGCGGCACGCTGCTGCCGGGCCATGGCGGCATTCTTGACCGACTTGATTCACTGATTTTTACCGCACCGGTGTTTTTCCACTTTATTCGCTATTTCTGCTACTAA
- the paaX gene encoding phenylacetic acid degradation operon negative regulatory protein PaaX has protein sequence MDKLDSFIQQAVTAMPVSGTSLIASLYGDCLSQRGGEVWLGSVAALLEGLGFGERFVRTALFRLNKEEWLDVVRIGRRSFYRLSDKGLRLTRRAESKIYRASAPEWDGTWLLLLSEGLEKNTLAEVKKQLLWQGFGALAPSLLASPSQKLADVQSLLHEAGVAENVICFEAHSPLALSRAALRERVEECWHLTEQNAMYEAFITLFRPLLPLLRDAEPDELTPERCFQIRLLLIHFYRRVVLKDPLLPEELLPAHWLGQTARQLCINIYQRVAPGAQALVSEKGESSVGELPAPGPLYYQRFGGLAEV, from the coding sequence ATGGACAAACTCGATAGCTTTATTCAGCAGGCGGTAACCGCGATGCCGGTGAGCGGCACCTCGCTTATCGCCTCGTTATACGGCGACTGCTTATCCCAGCGCGGTGGTGAGGTTTGGCTCGGCAGCGTCGCGGCATTACTTGAAGGACTCGGCTTTGGCGAACGCTTTGTGCGCACCGCGCTGTTTCGTCTCAACAAAGAAGAGTGGCTGGACGTGGTGCGCATTGGCCGCCGCAGCTTCTACCGGCTGAGCGACAAAGGTTTACGCCTGACTCGCCGTGCCGAAAGCAAAATTTATCGCGCCAGCGCCCCGGAATGGGACGGCACCTGGCTGCTGTTACTCTCAGAAGGATTAGAAAAAAACACCCTCGCTGAGGTCAAAAAACAGCTGCTGTGGCAGGGGTTTGGCGCACTGGCACCGAGCCTGCTGGCCTCGCCGTCGCAAAAGCTGGCGGACGTACAGTCCTTGCTGCATGAAGCGGGCGTGGCGGAAAACGTTATCTGCTTTGAAGCCCATTCGCCGTTAGCACTTTCCCGCGCTGCACTGCGCGAACGGGTGGAAGAGTGCTGGCATCTGACCGAACAGAACGCCATGTACGAGGCGTTTATCACCCTGTTTCGCCCGTTATTGCCGCTGCTACGCGATGCCGAGCCGGATGAACTGACGCCGGAACGCTGCTTCCAGATTCGTTTACTGCTGATTCATTTCTATCGCCGCGTGGTGCTAAAAGATCCGCTGCTGCCAGAGGAGCTGCTGCCCGCTCACTGGCTGGGGCAAACCGCGCGTCAGCTGTGTATCAATATCTATCAACGCGTTGCACCCGGCGCCCAGGCTTTGGTCAGTGAAAAAGGCGAAAGCTCGGTGGGCGAGCTGCCCGCACCGGGGCCGCTTTATTATCAACGCTTCGGCGGATTAGCCGAGGTGTAA
- the paaY gene encoding phenylacetic acid degradation protein PaaY, whose protein sequence is MPIYQMDGMIPVVPNESYVHPTAVLIGDVILGKGVYVGPNASLRGDFGRIVVKDGANIQDNCVMHGFPGQDTVVEENGHIGHGAILHGCVIGRNALVGMSAVIIDGATIGENSIVGASAFVKARAEMPANHLIVGSPAKAIRALTEQELTWKKQGTREYQVLVERCQSTLFEVQPLSEAEPDRKRLEFDENLKPKSQQ, encoded by the coding sequence ATGCCGATTTACCAGATGGACGGAATGATCCCCGTTGTGCCCAATGAAAGCTACGTACATCCAACCGCCGTGCTGATTGGCGATGTGATCCTCGGCAAAGGGGTTTACGTTGGCCCTAACGCCAGCTTGCGCGGCGACTTTGGTCGTATCGTGGTGAAAGATGGCGCGAACATTCAGGATAACTGCGTGATGCACGGTTTTCCGGGGCAGGATACGGTAGTGGAAGAGAACGGGCATATCGGCCACGGCGCGATCCTGCATGGCTGTGTGATTGGGCGTAATGCGCTGGTTGGCATGAGCGCGGTGATTATTGACGGCGCGACCATTGGTGAAAACAGCATTGTGGGCGCATCGGCGTTTGTGAAGGCGCGTGCTGAGATGCCCGCCAACCATTTGATTGTCGGTAGCCCGGCGAAAGCGATTCGCGCATTAACCGAGCAGGAGCTGACGTGGAAAAAGCAGGGCACCCGTGAGTACCAGGTGCTGGTTGAACGCTGTCAGAGCACACTTTTTGAGGTGCAACCGCTGAGCGAGGCAGAGCCCGACCGCAAGCGGCTGGAGTTTGATGAAAACCTGAAGCCGAAGTCGCAGCAGTAA